One Acidobacteriota bacterium DNA window includes the following coding sequences:
- a CDS encoding DUF1684 domain-containing protein has protein sequence MRRAGASIGRQAALLGALLAGCAPAPGPEGPPPGLRFLSPEEIAAARAERNEWFKTSPESPLPEEVKRRFQGLDYYPFNPSLRFFAHLERYDDPKPHPMTTTNGERRPAVAVGKLVWTQDGVRRELEVYQLRDVGPREWGGLFLPFQDETSGVETYGAGRYIDLAGGIDDWYVLDFNLAYYPSCAYGKPGYQCPRTPPANRLDFPVRAGERGWVDAHGAGGPAASHGQAGRPTEVTK, from the coding sequence ATGAGACGAGCGGGAGCATCGATCGGACGCCAGGCGGCCCTGCTGGGCGCGCTCCTGGCGGGCTGCGCGCCGGCGCCCGGCCCGGAGGGACCGCCGCCGGGGCTGAGGTTCCTCTCGCCGGAGGAGATCGCAGCCGCCCGGGCGGAGCGGAACGAGTGGTTCAAGACCTCTCCCGAGTCCCCTCTCCCCGAGGAGGTGAAGCGCCGGTTCCAAGGACTCGACTACTATCCCTTCAATCCGTCGCTGCGTTTCTTCGCCCACCTGGAGCGGTACGACGATCCGAAGCCGCACCCGATGACCACGACCAACGGGGAGCGGCGGCCCGCCGTGGCCGTCGGCAAGCTGGTCTGGACCCAGGACGGCGTGCGGCGCGAGCTGGAGGTCTACCAGCTGCGCGACGTCGGACCCCGGGAGTGGGGCGGCTTGTTCCTTCCGTTCCAGGACGAGACCAGCGGTGTGGAGACCTACGGAGCCGGACGCTACATCGATCTGGCCGGCGGAATCGACGACTGGTATGTTCTCGACTTCAACCTGGCCTACTATCCTTCCTGCGCTTACGGCAAGCCGGGCTACCAGTGCCCCCGGACCCCACCGGCGAACCGGCTCGATTTCCCGGTTCGCGCGGGGGAGAGGGGATGGGTTGACGCGCACGGCGCGGGCGGCCCGGCGGCCTCGCACGGACAGGCGGGCCGGCCGACCGAGGTGACGAAATGA
- a CDS encoding YfcC family protein — protein sequence MAEKRRLKVPHTLVLLFGMIVLAWLASLVLPAGAYERHDHDGHQVVVPGTYHRIEREAPFGVGDLLTPLTVVPRGFASVQDIIFFVFIIGGAFAVLRATGAVDASIGLLLRRFGDRRGWLIAIGVTAFAAGSSGFGMAEEYLPFVPILLLLARGMGMDAVTGVGIMCVGYGVGYGTAVLNPFTVMIAQNIAGLPPASGMWFRLLLTPVMLAIGIHHVWSYATKVAREPSRSLVSDLGPPPVALPSDPPALGRRHVAVLAVTFAALGLLVWGLASRGWYLVEMGALFLGLTIVLGAVGGLGADRIAVEFCRGATDLTTTALLIGFANSIKLVLADAQVIDTIVHGIAQPLRHLGPSLAAAGMFLVQSVCNFFIPSGSGQAYVTMPLMAPLSDVLGITRQVAVLAYQFGDGFTNIVVPTNAVLMGILAMAGIPFDRWLRFVTPLMLKVWVVGSLALVVAVQLGYA from the coding sequence ATGGCAGAAAAGCGGCGTCTCAAGGTCCCTCACACCCTCGTCCTGCTCTTCGGCATGATCGTGCTGGCCTGGCTGGCGAGCCTGGTGCTCCCCGCGGGCGCTTACGAGCGGCACGACCACGACGGCCACCAGGTCGTCGTCCCCGGCACCTATCACCGGATCGAGCGGGAAGCGCCCTTCGGCGTCGGGGATCTGCTGACCCCGTTGACGGTCGTTCCCCGAGGCTTCGCCTCGGTTCAGGACATCATCTTCTTCGTCTTCATCATCGGCGGGGCGTTCGCCGTCCTCCGCGCCACCGGCGCGGTCGATGCCTCGATCGGGCTCCTGCTCCGCAGGTTCGGCGACCGGCGCGGCTGGTTGATCGCCATCGGCGTGACGGCCTTCGCCGCCGGTTCGTCCGGCTTCGGGATGGCGGAGGAGTACCTCCCGTTCGTCCCGATTCTGCTGCTTCTCGCCCGTGGCATGGGGATGGACGCCGTCACCGGCGTCGGCATCATGTGCGTCGGCTACGGGGTCGGCTACGGGACGGCGGTGCTCAACCCCTTCACCGTCATGATCGCCCAGAACATCGCCGGGTTGCCGCCCGCTTCCGGGATGTGGTTCCGCCTGCTGCTCACGCCGGTGATGCTGGCGATCGGTATCCACCACGTCTGGTCCTATGCCACCAAGGTCGCGCGCGAGCCGTCCCGCTCGCTGGTCTCGGATCTCGGCCCGCCGCCCGTCGCGCTGCCGTCCGACCCGCCCGCCCTGGGGCGCCGGCACGTGGCCGTGCTCGCCGTGACCTTCGCGGCGCTGGGCCTGCTGGTGTGGGGTCTGGCGAGCCGTGGCTGGTACCTGGTCGAGATGGGGGCCCTGTTCCTGGGGCTGACGATCGTGCTCGGGGCGGTCGGCGGCCTGGGGGCCGACCGCATCGCCGTCGAGTTCTGCCGGGGAGCGACCGATCTGACCACCACGGCGTTGCTCATCGGCTTCGCGAACAGCATCAAGCTCGTCCTCGCCGATGCCCAGGTGATCGACACGATCGTCCACGGAATCGCTCAGCCGCTCCGCCACCTCGGCCCCTCGCTGGCGGCGGCCGGGATGTTCCTGGTGCAGAGCGTGTGCAACTTCTTCATTCCGTCGGGCAGCGGGCAGGCCTATGTCACGATGCCACTGATGGCGCCGCTGTCCGACGTGCTCGGCATCACGCGCCAGGTCGCCGTGCTGGCCTACCAGTTCGGGGACGGGTTCACCAACATCGTCGTCCCGACCAACGCCGTCCTGATGGGTATCCTGGCGATGGCCGGCATCCCCTTCGACCGGTGGCTGCGCTTCGTCACGCCGCTGATGCTCAAGGTCTGGGTGGTGGGATCGCTCGCGCTCGTCGTGGCCGTTCAGCTCGGGTACGCCTGA
- a CDS encoding DEAD/DEAH box helicase, giving the protein MERFVSRLCRDPRLAGHVVYRGLSPARPPRWDPGGPLPAGAEPALRGAGVERLYSHQREALDLAAGGRNVLLATPTASGKTLAYLLAYLAAREKDPEARALFIYPLKALARDQLEAVRAFLVPLGLEPDRAAAVYDGDTPDRERRRIRRRPPAVLITNPDMVHLGLAPYHESWSGWLARLRLIAIDEAHVYRGVFGAHVHHVLRRLMRLVRHEGGSVRLIAGSATIGAPEEFIRTLTGEPFEVIRDSGAPRPARHVLFLSPTMASPYTVATRVVARAVEAGHKTIAFTKARRITELMHRWLAESEPELARRVSPYRAGYLPEERREIERRLFSGELDGVISTSALEAGIDVGGLDVCVLVGYPGSLATAWQRIGRAGRSDRESLAVLVAMPDALDQYVVSHPEHFFSGEFERVVLDPGNESIAAAHLEAAAAERSLDLDDARFLQGEAGPERLRRLEREGRVLRQHDAERWFVLRRRPQRSISLRSAGIAYELVRASDGRRLGTLDEARVWFEGHPGAIYLHGGQSYRVLALEREERRVLLEPAQVDYFTQVYARKETEILSREEARSVGPATLARGRLRVTTFVEGYSKRRIFGQEEISRHPLEAPPLVLETHGFWFELPRETVVHLVQAEHHPAGALHAAEHALIGLFPLEAICDRWDLGGISYAQHPQLGGPAVFVYDGWPGGIGLAATGYDRAERLVARTRELVSGCPCEDGCPSCVHSPKCGSGNQPLDKEGAVRVLDLLLGAERLRPGGRAAEAAAEAALASHRSARHPGVRGGGPLPPGFFDARSDTPAPAGLEEAGWPPDLPPPSELLRPGEGRWIFFDVETLRGAEEVGGWGNIAGMGLALAVCLDAGTGRFRSYRESDADALVDELLGADRVVGFNIERFDLAVLAPYARADLSRVATLDLLRAIHARLGFRLSLAHLAAATLGIEKTANGLQSLEWVKQGRFDLIERYCRRDVLLTAALWAYGRRHGYVLFRSRRGEVGRIPVDW; this is encoded by the coding sequence ATGGAGCGGTTCGTCAGCAGGCTCTGCCGTGACCCGAGGCTGGCAGGCCATGTCGTCTACCGCGGCCTCTCCCCGGCGCGGCCGCCCCGGTGGGATCCCGGCGGCCCGCTGCCCGCCGGCGCGGAACCGGCCCTCCGCGGCGCCGGGGTGGAGCGCCTGTACAGCCACCAGCGGGAAGCGCTCGATCTCGCCGCGGGCGGCCGCAACGTGCTGCTGGCGACGCCGACGGCCTCCGGGAAGACCCTGGCCTACCTGCTCGCCTACCTCGCGGCCCGGGAGAAGGATCCGGAGGCCCGGGCCCTGTTCATCTATCCGCTCAAGGCGCTGGCCCGGGACCAGCTCGAAGCCGTGCGTGCCTTCCTGGTCCCTCTCGGGCTGGAGCCGGATCGTGCGGCCGCGGTCTACGACGGTGACACCCCCGACCGCGAGCGGCGCCGGATCCGGCGGCGTCCACCCGCCGTTCTGATCACGAACCCCGACATGGTTCACCTGGGCCTCGCTCCTTACCACGAGAGCTGGTCGGGCTGGCTGGCGAGACTCCGGCTGATCGCGATCGACGAGGCGCACGTCTACCGCGGGGTCTTCGGGGCGCACGTGCATCACGTTCTCCGCCGCCTCATGCGCCTCGTCCGGCACGAGGGGGGGAGCGTGCGGCTGATCGCCGGATCGGCGACGATCGGTGCTCCCGAGGAGTTCATCCGGACCCTCACCGGAGAGCCGTTCGAGGTGATCCGCGACTCGGGAGCCCCCCGGCCGGCCCGTCACGTCCTGTTTCTCTCGCCGACGATGGCGAGCCCCTACACGGTCGCCACGCGCGTCGTGGCCCGCGCTGTGGAAGCGGGGCACAAGACAATCGCCTTCACCAAGGCGCGGCGCATCACCGAGCTGATGCACCGCTGGCTGGCCGAGAGCGAGCCGGAACTCGCGCGGCGAGTGTCGCCGTACCGGGCCGGGTACCTCCCGGAAGAGCGGCGCGAGATCGAGCGGAGGCTCTTCTCCGGGGAACTCGACGGCGTCATCAGCACGTCCGCGCTCGAGGCGGGGATCGACGTGGGCGGTCTCGACGTCTGCGTGCTCGTCGGCTATCCGGGTTCGCTGGCCACGGCCTGGCAGCGGATCGGCCGGGCCGGGCGCTCGGACCGCGAATCTCTCGCCGTCCTCGTGGCGATGCCGGATGCCCTCGACCAGTACGTCGTCTCCCACCCGGAGCACTTCTTCTCCGGCGAGTTCGAGCGCGTCGTTCTCGATCCGGGAAACGAATCGATCGCGGCGGCGCACCTCGAGGCCGCAGCCGCCGAGCGCTCCCTCGATCTCGACGACGCGCGATTTCTCCAGGGAGAGGCCGGCCCGGAGCGGCTCCGGCGCCTCGAGAGGGAGGGACGCGTCCTGAGGCAGCACGATGCCGAGCGCTGGTTCGTGCTGCGGCGGCGACCCCAGAGGAGCATCTCGCTCCGGAGTGCCGGGATCGCCTACGAGCTGGTGCGCGCGTCCGACGGGCGCCGGCTCGGCACTCTCGACGAGGCGCGGGTCTGGTTCGAAGGGCATCCGGGCGCCATCTACCTGCACGGCGGTCAGTCCTACCGGGTTCTCGCGCTGGAACGCGAGGAGCGGCGGGTTCTGCTCGAACCGGCGCAGGTCGACTACTTCACACAGGTCTACGCGCGGAAGGAAACCGAGATCCTCTCCCGGGAGGAGGCGAGGTCGGTCGGCCCCGCGACGCTGGCGCGCGGACGCCTGCGCGTGACGACGTTCGTCGAAGGCTACTCGAAGCGCCGCATCTTCGGGCAAGAGGAGATCTCGCGCCATCCTCTCGAGGCGCCGCCGCTCGTGCTGGAGACGCATGGATTCTGGTTCGAACTCCCACGGGAAACCGTCGTCCACCTGGTGCAGGCGGAGCACCATCCCGCCGGCGCGCTGCACGCGGCGGAACACGCGCTGATCGGCCTCTTCCCGCTCGAGGCCATCTGCGATCGCTGGGATCTCGGCGGCATTTCCTACGCCCAGCACCCTCAGCTCGGCGGTCCCGCGGTCTTCGTCTATGACGGGTGGCCGGGAGGCATCGGCCTGGCGGCAACCGGATACGACCGCGCGGAGCGGCTCGTTGCCCGGACGCGGGAGCTCGTTTCCGGCTGCCCGTGCGAGGACGGCTGCCCCTCCTGCGTCCATTCGCCCAAGTGCGGGTCCGGCAACCAGCCGCTCGACAAGGAGGGGGCGGTTCGGGTGCTGGATCTGCTCCTCGGGGCCGAGCGGCTCCGTCCCGGCGGCCGCGCGGCGGAGGCGGCCGCGGAGGCGGCGCTCGCCTCCCATCGCTCCGCCCGGCATCCCGGCGTTCGGGGCGGCGGCCCGCTGCCGCCCGGTTTCTTCGATGCCCGGAGCGACACACCGGCGCCGGCGGGGCTCGAAGAGGCCGGCTGGCCGCCCGATCTGCCGCCTCCCTCCGAGCTGCTCCGCCCCGGCGAGGGCCGCTGGATCTTCTTCGACGTCGAAACGCTGCGCGGGGCGGAGGAGGTCGGCGGCTGGGGGAACATCGCGGGGATGGGGCTGGCCCTGGCCGTCTGCCTGGACGCAGGGACGGGAAGGTTCCGCTCCTACCGCGAATCGGATGCCGACGCTCTCGTGGACGAGCTGCTGGGGGCCGACCGCGTCGTCGGCTTCAACATCGAGCGGTTCGACCTCGCCGTGCTGGCCCCCTACGCCAGGGCCGACCTGAGCCGGGTCGCGACGCTCGATCTCCTCCGGGCGATCCACGCGCGGCTCGGCTTCCGGCTCTCCCTCGCGCACCTCGCCGCCGCCACCCTCGGCATCGAGAAAACGGCGAACGGGCTCCAGTCGCTCGAGTGGGTCAAGCAGGGCCGGTTCGATCTCATCGAGCGCTACTGCCGGCGCGACGTCCTCCTGACCGCCGCCCTGTGGGCGTACGGGCGCCGGCACGGATACGTCCTGTTCCGCAGCCGGCGCGGTGAGGTGGGCCGGATTCCGGTAGACTGGTGA
- a CDS encoding histone deacetylase yields MVEPGGAVHLPHEVRTLHADAERGFPHPQAGEAAGPLSPERGAPRRRRLADEHPPPGADAAVEARQERPAPRLVQLRCQPSHRHEDAGSGPRHPGGEGRPAHPALQPERGVGAARLLRRPRRAIQTENPHRAERTGRGRPGRAGAAADVDHPSGRSQALRSDRQQDVVNGHVMQRGPVGGERGALPPSRQGAGRQVGAAPASAVEFGQRLHPAPDLGEGEELAPARDRFREPRVEQVAFLPGEVSGDQRDPPAGKRRGTPARTIMARPDREARGSGLPRWRRSAAGAMTGRRSTERRGPPLPPVPCRPFFLGGWLARRRALFVHGPEYSQALPSSDVDRHRGERILAFLDSRGLLPSRVVRPPPASVRDLEEVHDPTYVAALESPETARDAFGFELDPPQLDRIVAMQRAMAGGTVLAARAALGRRPLAVNLGGGLHHARRARAGGFCLVNDIGVAVAALRREGFDGRVLVVDLDMHDGDGTRLLFAGDATVHTFSIHADHWAPTAAVESTSVSLGHDVGDAELLGALRRELPAILLRFRPRLVFYVAGVDGAASDPRGTWRLTPEGLLARDLAVYQAVRRAAGRPGLVVLLGGGYGPDAWRPTARWLGRILSGGRRDEPPPTEELVLGRYRAAAQRLDEELLAAPRGGEGLLLTAEDIAPALGLRTGADRFLGFYSPHGVEVALERLGLLERIRQLGFAHPVLEFDLSGEAGQVVRLYGDPDRRELLGELRARSRDDAVPGFRLLAVEWLLLQNPRAVFPPDRPPLPGQQHPGLGLLRDVVALLVLACERLGLDGLLFVPAHYHMAAQSSRLLRFLDPERQGRFEAMRQRLAGMPLAVANRLLEEGRVVDAATGRPVRWEPAPMVLAVSPALKERIGGEEYERKRAAAREAARFVIRPNAAED; encoded by the coding sequence ATGGTCGAGCCGGGCGGCGCCGTCCATCTCCCGCACGAAGTCCGGACGCTCCACGCTGACGCGGAGCGAGGTTTCCCGCACCCCCAGGCCGGCGAGGCGGCTGGCCCACTCTCGCCAGAACGGGGCGCGCCGCGCCGCCGCCGGCTCGCAGACGAGCACCCGCCCCCCGGCGCGGACGCAGCGGTCGAGGCGCGCCAGGAGCGACCGGCGCCCCGCCTCGTCCAGCTCCGCTGCCAGCCATCCCACCGCCACGAGGACGCCGGGTCCGGCCCGCGGCATCCCGGCGGGGAGGGTCGTCCGGCGCACCCGGCCCTCCAACCGGAACGCGGCGTAGGTGCGGCGCGCCTCCTCCGCCGCCCACGGCGAGCGATCCAGACCGAGAACCCGCACCGCGCCGAGCGCACGGGCCGCGGACGCCCCGGTCGCGCCGGTGCCGCAGCCGACGTCGATCACCCGAGCGGGAGATCCCAGGCGCTTCGGTCCGATCGCCAGCAGGACGTGGTGAACGGTCACGTAATGCAGCGCGGACCAGTAGGTGGCGAGCGCGGCGCGCTTCCCCCGTCCCGCCAGGGCGCGGGCCGCCAGGTCGGGGCCGCTCCCGCCTCCGCGGTAGAGTTCGGACAGCGCCTGCACCCCGCGCCGGATCTCGGTGAAGGTGAGGAGCTCGCGCCAGCGCGCGACCGCTTCCGCGAGCCACGCGTCGAACAGGTCGCGTTCCTCCCCGGTGAGGTAAGCGGCGACCAACGAGACCCTCCGGCCGGCAAGCGCCGCGGCACGCCGGCACGGACGATAATGGCACGTCCGGATCGGGAAGCGCGCGGTTCGGGGCTTCCCCGTTGGCGGAGGAGCGCGGCGGGCGCGATGACCGGGAGGCGCTCAACGGAACGGCGCGGCCCTCCGCTTCCCCCGGTGCCGTGCCGCCCGTTCTTTCTGGGCGGCTGGCTGGCGCGACGCCGGGCGCTGTTCGTGCACGGCCCGGAATACTCCCAGGCGTTGCCGTCGAGCGACGTCGACCGCCACAGGGGGGAGCGGATCCTCGCCTTCCTCGATTCCCGCGGCCTGTTGCCCTCCCGCGTCGTTCGACCGCCGCCGGCGAGCGTCCGCGACCTGGAGGAGGTTCACGATCCGACCTACGTCGCGGCCCTCGAAAGCCCCGAGACCGCGCGCGACGCGTTCGGGTTCGAGTTGGACCCCCCTCAGCTCGACAGGATCGTCGCGATGCAGCGCGCGATGGCGGGGGGAACCGTTCTGGCCGCCCGCGCCGCCCTCGGCCGGCGGCCGCTGGCGGTCAACCTCGGCGGCGGACTTCACCACGCGCGCCGCGCCCGCGCCGGCGGATTCTGTCTCGTGAACGACATCGGTGTCGCGGTGGCGGCGCTTCGCCGCGAAGGGTTCGACGGCCGGGTGCTGGTCGTCGATCTCGACATGCACGACGGTGACGGCACCCGCCTCCTGTTTGCCGGGGACGCCACCGTCCACACCTTCTCGATCCACGCCGACCACTGGGCTCCGACCGCGGCGGTCGAGTCGACCAGCGTCTCCCTGGGGCACGACGTCGGCGACGCCGAGCTGCTGGGCGCCCTCCGGCGCGAGCTTCCGGCGATCCTGCTCCGGTTCCGGCCGCGCCTGGTCTTCTACGTCGCCGGCGTCGACGGGGCGGCGTCCGATCCCCGCGGCACGTGGCGTCTCACGCCGGAGGGGCTCCTGGCTCGCGACTTGGCCGTCTACCAGGCCGTTCGGAGAGCCGCGGGCCGGCCGGGTCTCGTCGTCCTCCTCGGAGGCGGTTACGGCCCGGACGCGTGGCGGCCCACCGCACGGTGGCTGGGCAGGATCCTGTCCGGCGGGAGGCGCGACGAGCCCCCGCCCACCGAGGAGCTCGTGCTCGGGCGGTACCGCGCGGCGGCGCAGCGGCTCGACGAGGAGCTGCTCGCGGCCCCGCGGGGAGGGGAGGGGCTCCTTCTGACGGCGGAGGACATCGCCCCCGCCCTCGGGCTGCGCACGGGAGCCGACCGCTTCCTCGGTTTCTACTCCCCGCACGGGGTCGAGGTGGCGCTCGAGCGGCTCGGGCTGCTCGAGCGCATCCGTCAGCTCGGCTTCGCTCACCCCGTGCTCGAGTTCGATCTCTCGGGGGAGGCAGGACAAGTGGTCCGGCTCTACGGCGATCCGGACCGGCGGGAGCTCCTCGGGGAGCTCAGGGCGCGCTCGAGGGACGACGCCGTGCCGGGGTTCCGCCTCCTCGCGGTCGAGTGGCTGCTCCTGCAGAATCCACGCGCGGTCTTTCCGCCGGATCGGCCGCCGCTCCCGGGCCAGCAGCACCCCGGGCTCGGCCTTCTCCGCGACGTGGTCGCCCTCCTGGTTCTCGCGTGTGAGAGGCTCGGACTCGACGGGCTGCTGTTCGTGCCGGCACACTACCACATGGCCGCCCAGTCGAGCCGCCTCCTCCGCTTCCTCGACCCCGAGCGCCAGGGGCGCTTCGAGGCGATGAGGCAGCGGCTCGCCGGCATGCCGCTCGCGGTCGCGAACCGCCTGCTCGAGGAGGGACGAGTCGTCGACGCGGCCACCGGCAGGCCCGTGCGCTGGGAGCCGGCCCCGATGGTCCTTGCCGTCTCCCCGGCGCTGAAGGAGCGGATCGGCGGCGAGGAGTACGAGCGGAAACGGGCCGCGGCCCGGGAAGCGGCGAGATTCGTGATCCGCCCGAACGCGGCGGAGGATTGA